One stretch of Glandiceps talaboti chromosome 7, keGlaTala1.1, whole genome shotgun sequence DNA includes these proteins:
- the LOC144437302 gene encoding uncharacterized protein LOC144437302, with protein sequence MDNEELVFSRYERDLNEAYQVLRYRLENNTLSDKDICMIIDCLCQHGLVTLDEVMVEEDTKEHCIEYSTRSDCDVLVVKENQNPPQTTIACENRSLYKLLCYK encoded by the exons ATGGACAATGAAGAGTTGGTATTTAGTCGATATGAACGAGACTTGAATGAAGCATATCAAGTGTTACGTTACCGACTTGAGAATAATACACTCTCTGACAAAG ATATATGCATGATAATAGATTGTCTTTGTCAACATGGACTTGTTACATTGGATGAAGTTATGGTTGAAGAAGACACTAAGGAGcattgtatagagtatagtacAAGAAGTGACTGTGATGTGTTAGTGGTTAAAGAGAACCAGAATCCTCCACAAACTACAATTGCATGTGAAAATA GATCATTGTATAAACTATTGTGTTATAAGTGA
- the LOC144438062 gene encoding LOW QUALITY PROTEIN: uncharacterized protein LOC144438062 (The sequence of the model RefSeq protein was modified relative to this genomic sequence to represent the inferred CDS: substituted 1 base at 1 genomic stop codon) — MDNEELVFSRYERDLNEAYQVLLYRLENNTLSDKDKFMVIDCLCQHGLVTLDEVMVEEDTEEHCIEYSTRSDCDVLVINENQNSPQTTIACESSDNISNKQTLPDSEEHCINNSVIRNDKGIHTNERSFVCEECSKSFTQSGHLKRHMRIHTNERPFVCKECDKSFTQSSALKVHMRIHTNERPFVCKECSKRFTHSGDLKVHMRIHTNERPFVCKKCGKRFTQNSRLKVHMRIHTNERPFVCKECSKRFTHSGDLKVHMRIHTNERPFVCKECDKGFTQSGALKVHMRIHTNERPFVCNKCGQRFTQNGNLKLHMRFHTNERPFVCKECGKRFTQSGDLKVHMRIHTNERPFVCKECDKGFVQSGDLTVHMRIHANERPFVCKECDKCFVHSGNLKVHMRRHTNERPFVCKECGKRFIHSGHLKVHMRIHTNERPFVCKECGQTFAQSSPLKSHMRIHTNERPFVCKECDKCFVQSGNLKVHMRRHTNERPFVCKECGKRFIHSGALKVHMRIHTNERPFVCKECDKCFVQSGNLKVHMRRHTNERPFVCKECGKRFIHSGALKVHMRIHTNERPCVRKECXQSFTQSGILKLHIRILTNERPFVCKECGQSFTQSGALKGHMRIHTNERLFVCKECGQSFAKNSALKVHMRIHTNERLFVCKECDKSFVRSDHLKVHMRIHTNERPFVCKECGKDFHQGTNLNAHMRLHTDDK; from the exons ATGGACAATGAAGAGTTGGTATTTAGTCGATATGAACGAGACTTGAATGAAGCATATCAAGTGTTACTTTACCGACTTGAGAATAATACACTCTCTGACAAAG ATAAATTCATGGTAATAGATTGCCTTTGTCAACATGGACTTGTTACATTGGATGAAGTCATGGTTGAAGAAGACACTGAGGAGcattgtatagagtatagtacAAGAAGTGACTGTGATGTGTTAGTGATTAATGAGAACCAAAATTCTCCACAAACTACAATTGCATGTGAAAGTAGTGATAATATTAGCAATAAACAGACCCTACCAGACTCTGAGGAGCATTGTATAAACAATAGTGTTATAAGAAATGACAAAGGAATACACACCAATGAAAGGTCATTTGTATGTGAAGAGTGTAGTAAAAGCTTTACTCAAAGTGGTCATCTGAAAAggcacatgagaatccacacaaatgaaagaccatttgtatgtaaggagtgtgataaaagttttactcaaagtagtgctttgaaagtacacatgagaatccatacaaatgaaagaccatttgtatgtaaggagtgtagTAAACGTTTTACTCACAGTGgtgatttgaaagtacacatgagaatccatacaaatgaaagaccatttgtatgtaagaaGTGTGGTAAACGTTTTACTCAAAATAGTCgtctgaaagtacacatgagaatccatacaaatgaaagaccatttgtatgtaaggagtgtagTAAACGTTTTACTCACAGTGgtgatttgaaagtacacatgagaatccatacaaatgaaagaccatttgtatgtaaggagtgtgataAAGGTTTTACTCAAAGTGgtgctttgaaagtacacatgagaatccatacaaatgaaagaccatttgtatgtaataaGTGTGGTCAACGTTTTACTCAAAATGGTAATTTGAAACTACACATGAGATTCCACACAAacgaaagaccatttgtatgtaaggagtgtggtaaacgttttactcaaagtggtgatttgaaagtacacatgagaatccatacaaatgaaagaccatttgtatgtaaagagtgtgatAAAGGTTTTGTTCAGAGTGGTGATTTGacagtacacatgagaatccatgcaaatgaaagaccatttgtatgtaaggagtgtgataaatgttttgttcatagtggtaatttgaaagtacacatgagacgCCATACAAATGAacgaccatttgtatgtaaggagtgtggtaaacgTTTTATTCACAGTGgtcatttgaaagtacacatgagaatccatacaaatgaaagaccatttgtatgtaaggagtgtggtcaaaCTTTTGCTCAAAGTAGTCCTCTGAAAAgccacatgagaatccatacaaatgaaagaccatttgtatgtaaggagtgtgataaatgttttgttcagagtggtaatttgaaagtacacatgagacgccatacaaatgaaagaccatttgtatgtaaggagtgtggtaaacgTTTTATTCACAGTGgtgctttgaaagtacacatgagaatccatacaaatgaaagaccatttgtatgtaaggagtgtgataAATGCTTTGTTCAGAGTGgtaatttgaaagtacacatgagacgccatacaaatgaaagaccatttgtatgtaaggagtgtggtaaacgTTTTATTCACAGTGgtgctttgaaagtacacatgagaatccacacaaacgAAAGACCATGTGTACGTAAGGAGTGTTGacaaagttttactcaaagtggtattttgaaattacacATAAGAATCcttacaaatgaaagaccatttgtatgtaaggagtgtggtcaaagttttactcaaagtggTGCTTTGAAAGgtcacatgagaatccacacaaatgaaagactgtttgtatgtaaggagtgtggtcaaaGTTTTGCTAAAAATAgtgctttgaaagtacacatgagaatccatacaaatgaaagactgtttgtatgtaaagagtgtgatAAAAGTTTTGTTCGTAGTGatcatttgaaagtacacatgagaatccacacaaatgaaagaccatttgtatgtaaggaatgTGGTAAAGATTTTCACCAAGGAACTAATCTAAATGCTCACATGAGACTCCATACAGATGATAAATGA